CGAAAGGGAAGGCCCGGTCCGGAAAACCAGGCGATCCGCGCCCATCAGCCGGATGTCATGCGGTCTTTTACGATAACTCGGCAACGGCTGTTTCACAACGGCGTGGTCGAACACGATCTGAAGGAACTGGTCCGGGTTCGAATCGCGACCAGCCTGGAGTGCATGTACTGATCGCATCAGGGAACTGCACGGTCCGTGCAGAACTCAGGGAGCAGGTTGGCGGAGCTGGACCGCTTTGAAGAGTCGGGTAAATTTACGCACCGTGAAAAGCTGGCGTTGCGATACACGGATGCTATCGTGTGGAATCCTGCTAGCGCCGACGACGAGATGTGGAAACAGTTGCATGAAGAGTTCACCGAGCCCGAGCTGGTAGAGTTGGGATACTGGATCGGGTTCACCGCGGGTGGCCAGCGCTGGCTTCTTACTTTGGCAACGAGGCAGGGCGAGCTTGCGGCTGCCCTCAATCAAAATTTGGCAGCTCAGAATCAGAGCACCTGAACCACAGTCTCGGAAGACCCGCGGCGCTCTCCCCAAAGCCCCAGGGAAGCTGGGGATCTGCCGCGGCCCTCATCAAGGGGGGGCTGTCGGTAAAAATCCATCGTAGTCTCTATCCTTTCATTTAATTTGTGCTACTATCGCGCCCTTGGATGAAAATGTTTCAGAATTAATTTTCAAAGGAGGGAGAGAAGTATGCCTTTTTACAAGATAGCCGAGTTGCAAGAGAATCCCAGCTCGGTGAATCCTGAGATGTTTGTGAAGACCACCGTGGGAGAGTTCATGAAGGCGGGTATCGTGACCAAGCCGGAGGGCGAGGGACCACCGCTCCATATGCACCCGAACGAGGAGCAGTTTACCCTCGTACTCGAGGGGAAGCTCCACTTCGTTCTTGGCGATGAGGAGCGCATCTGCGAACGCGGCGACTTGATTCACATCCCCCGCTTCACCAATCACAGAAGCCGCTCCATTGGCGGTTCGGCTGTTTTCTTCACGGTTAAGAGTCCCGCCGGCGACGGGAATTTGGATCAAGACTACAACCTGGCAAAAGGCGCCGAAGATGCAGAGCGGCGCTACGAGGAAGCCAAGAGAAAGAATTCATAGGCATTTCGCCTCGAAGTCGAGTGATCCTCCCGAGCCGCCGGCCTTTAGAGGGTCTGCCCATGTCAACGAAGATCCAGACCAAAAATCTCAGGAAAATTTATGACACGGCCGAACGGCAGGTGCACGCTCTTGAGGATATCAACCTCGAGATCGAAGATGGTGAGTTTATCTGTCTCGTCGGGCTATCGGGCTGCGGAAAGACCACCCTCCTCAACATTCTAGCCGGCTTCATCGAGGTCACCTCCGGCTCCGTGTGGATGGACGGCAAGCCCATCAACCAAAACTACAACAAGGGCTTTGTGTTCCAGGAGTACGCCCTCTTCCCCTGGCGCACCGCCATCAAGAACATCGAGTACGGACTTGAGGTCCGCAAGGTGGCAGCGGAGGAGCGGAAACGGATCGCCTCGGAATACCTCAAGCTCGTCCGACTCGAGGAATTCGCCGATTTTTACCCTCACAACCTCTCGGGCGGTATGCGCCAGCGCGTAGCGGTTGCCCGCGCCCTGGCCTTCGACCCACAGGTCCTGCTGATGGATGAGCCCTTCGGCGCCCTGGATGCCCAGACGCGTGAGGAGCTGCAGGATCTGACGGTGGACATCTGGCAAAAGACGAAGAAAACGGTCGTCTACGTCACGCACAATCTCAGTGAGGCCGTCTTCATGGGCAGCCGCATCGCGGTGTTCATCCCGAAGCCTGGCCGGATCCGAGAGGTCCTTCGAGTAAACCTTCCGCGACCGAGGGACCCTCTCTCGCCAGAGTTCATTGAGATCCAGCGGAAGGTGAACCAGATGATCAGGGAATTTTAGAGAGGAGGTTCCTATGCAGGATGCCCAATTCGACACAGCCCTGGCGGGCGCTGCCCAGGGGAAGAAGAAGGACGAGATTTCCCTCTGGGTGAGGCTGCGCCCCGTCTACCCCTTCCTTGTCATTATGGCGATCTGGCAGCTATCGGCCATGGCCCTGCAAGAAAAAATGGGCCAGCTTATGCCGACGGTCGGTGCCATCATGATCCGGGCGTGGGAGCTCATTACCGAGCCCTTGACGCGAGCGCTCGCGGAGAACCCGCAGCTTGGCTTCCTGGACGCCCTCTATTATCTCGGCCAAAGCCCGCTCCTGTTGCACACCGCCTCGACGGCATGGCGTCTGCCCGTCTCGTTCTTGATGGCTGCTGTAATCGGTGTCGTCGTAGGAATTCTCATGGGCCGGTATTCTTTCTGGGAGGCGTTTTTCGTCCCCCTGATCTCGGTCCTGCTCCCTATCCCGGCGCTCGCCTGGACGCCCATCGTCGTCCTCTGGTCCGGATACGGCAACAAGACGGTCATCATCATCACAACCTTTGCCGCCTTCCTCCCGATCGCAATGGCGGTCTGGACGGGGGTCAAGACGGTAAATCCCGTCTGGATCCGTGCGGCCCAGTCCATGAACGCCGACCGGCTAACCATATTCCGCACGGTGGTGCTTCCCGGCTCCCTTCCCATGATCCTGAGCGGGATGCGCATCGGTCTGGCACGAGCTTGGCGCGCGGGCGTGGCGGCCGAGGCGTTCAGCGGGATCAGATGGGGACTCTCGGCGGGCATCTTTGACGCCCAAGAATATCTCGACATCGCCTTCATGATGGTGGCGATTAGCGTGCTTGGGCTGTTCGGCTTCCTGCTGGAGAAGGTGCTCTTCCAGCCCATCGAAAGCCGCACCATTATCAAGTGGGGGATGATGGAGGAGATGGGAGGGCAGGAGAAGAAGATCTAGACCCCGTACCACCTGCCGAGAGCCCCTCGTTCGACCTGGAGGCTCTTGACAGGCAGTTCGACCGACAGTACTCCACATGCGTGAGCGTGGGGAAATTATTCCAAACTTCCCCCCGTGGAGTAGCGGTCCATTACTCCACGGGGAGGCTTTCTGAGAGCATCAAAGCCCGGTTTAGTTGGCGGGCTTGTAACCTGCCTTGATCGCAACCTTGCGCAGGATTGAATCGTCCAGTGCCTTGCTCTTGGTGAAGTCCGGATGGCTCTTGATCCAGCCGAGCTTCACCTGCTTGTCCCCCATGTCATTGAGGTAGTTCCGCACCTCGCTGGTGAGGAAGGGCTCCGACTTGAGGCGCTTCACGACTGGGAGAATAACCTTGTACTCGGCCTTATCGCCCACTTCCCTCAACGCCTTGGTGTAGATCCGGGCGTACTCCTCGGGGTTTTCCTTGAGCAGCTTGTGCGCCTTGAGCCAGCCCCGGAAATACTTCTCGTAGAGATCGGGATGCTCCTTGAGCGTCCGGGGGTTTCCGATGTGCATCATCCGGGTCTTGTCATAGGCGCATAAGTCCTCGAGTTTTCGGATGAGACCCTTCTGCAGGGCGATCTCCGCCTGTGGGTCACCGATAATGGCCCCCTGCGCCCCTCCTGAGACCAGAGCCGCAACACGCTCGGTGGCCTTGACACTCAACCAGTTGAGGTCGTTGACCATCAACCCATGGCGCGGC
Above is a genomic segment from Candidatus Methylomirabilota bacterium containing:
- a CDS encoding ABC transporter ATP-binding protein, with amino-acid sequence MSTKIQTKNLRKIYDTAERQVHALEDINLEIEDGEFICLVGLSGCGKTTLLNILAGFIEVTSGSVWMDGKPINQNYNKGFVFQEYALFPWRTAIKNIEYGLEVRKVAAEERKRIASEYLKLVRLEEFADFYPHNLSGGMRQRVAVARALAFDPQVLLMDEPFGALDAQTREELQDLTVDIWQKTKKTVVYVTHNLSEAVFMGSRIAVFIPKPGRIREVLRVNLPRPRDPLSPEFIEIQRKVNQMIREF
- a CDS encoding ABC transporter permease produces the protein MQDAQFDTALAGAAQGKKKDEISLWVRLRPVYPFLVIMAIWQLSAMALQEKMGQLMPTVGAIMIRAWELITEPLTRALAENPQLGFLDALYYLGQSPLLLHTASTAWRLPVSFLMAAVIGVVVGILMGRYSFWEAFFVPLISVLLPIPALAWTPIVVLWSGYGNKTVIIITTFAAFLPIAMAVWTGVKTVNPVWIRAAQSMNADRLTIFRTVVLPGSLPMILSGMRIGLARAWRAGVAAEAFSGIRWGLSAGIFDAQEYLDIAFMMVAISVLGLFGFLLEKVLFQPIESRTIIKWGMMEEMGGQEKKI
- a CDS encoding cupin domain-containing protein; translation: MPFYKIAELQENPSSVNPEMFVKTTVGEFMKAGIVTKPEGEGPPLHMHPNEEQFTLVLEGKLHFVLGDEERICERGDLIHIPRFTNHRSRSIGGSAVFFTVKSPAGDGNLDQDYNLAKGAEDAERRYEEAKRKNS